Proteins co-encoded in one Bacillus kexueae genomic window:
- a CDS encoding glutamate-5-semialdehyde dehydrogenase encodes MSELIVKGQKAKQAQQALMRKSTEEKNHALKKISESLLSNMDFLLSENEKDLRRGKEAGMHESLLDRLLLNKERIEAMAQALIDLIELKDPIGDVLETIERPNGLRIEKVRVPLGVVGMIYEARPNVTVDASALCLKTVNAVLLRGSSSAIRSNQALVKVIQEALEDASFPREAVQLIEDTSREAANELFKLNEYLDVLIPRGGKKLIQTVVNEATVPVLETGAGNCHIFIDETANVSMAKEIVLNAKTQRPSVCNAIETVLIHEKWAKKHAIELIDLLLAHDVTLHVDEKIHASFPQLQLATEEDWETEYLNMELAIKMVKDVEEAISHINHYGSHHSEAILSETEEHVQLFFQLVDSAAVYHNASTRFTDGFEFGFGAEIGISTQKLHARGPMGLEAMTSSKYVIKGTGQIRQ; translated from the coding sequence ATGAGTGAATTGATTGTGAAGGGGCAAAAGGCTAAACAAGCTCAGCAAGCTTTAATGAGAAAATCAACAGAAGAAAAAAATCATGCGCTTAAAAAGATCTCTGAGTCTCTCTTATCGAATATGGATTTTCTTCTAAGTGAAAATGAAAAGGATTTGCGTAGAGGAAAAGAAGCAGGAATGCACGAGTCGCTCCTTGATCGACTTTTATTAAACAAAGAGCGTATTGAAGCGATGGCCCAGGCTCTTATTGATTTAATTGAACTAAAGGATCCAATCGGTGACGTACTTGAAACAATCGAACGTCCAAATGGCTTACGTATTGAAAAAGTGCGTGTTCCATTAGGGGTAGTCGGTATGATTTATGAAGCAAGACCGAATGTGACAGTCGATGCCTCTGCTCTCTGTTTAAAAACGGTTAATGCTGTATTGCTTCGAGGGAGTTCATCAGCAATTCGATCGAATCAAGCGCTCGTAAAGGTCATTCAAGAAGCGCTTGAAGATGCTTCATTTCCGAGAGAAGCTGTCCAACTCATTGAAGATACGAGTCGCGAAGCAGCAAATGAGTTGTTTAAGCTAAATGAATATTTAGATGTCTTAATTCCGCGTGGTGGGAAAAAACTTATTCAAACGGTAGTCAATGAAGCGACAGTACCTGTATTAGAAACGGGAGCGGGCAATTGCCACATTTTCATTGATGAAACGGCAAATGTATCAATGGCAAAAGAGATTGTCCTCAATGCGAAAACGCAGCGTCCTTCTGTCTGTAATGCGATTGAAACGGTCCTCATTCATGAGAAGTGGGCAAAAAAACATGCAATTGAACTAATTGATCTCTTATTGGCCCATGACGTAACTTTACATGTGGATGAAAAAATTCATGCTTCTTTTCCTCAATTGCAATTAGCGACAGAAGAGGACTGGGAAACGGAATATTTAAACATGGAATTGGCTATAAAAATGGTCAAAGATGTGGAAGAAGCCATTTCGCATATAAATCACTACGGTTCGCATCATTCTGAGGCTATTTTATCTGAAACAGAAGAACATGTTCAATTGTTCTTCCAACTAGTTGATTCTGCTGCTGTCTACCATAATGCATCTACTCGATTCACCGATGGGTTTGAGTTTGGATTTGGAGCTGAAATTGGGATAAGTACACAGAAGCTTCATGCTCGTGGACCGATGGGGTTAGAAGCGATGACTTCATCGAAGTATGTCATTAAAGGGACAGGACAAATACGTCAATAA
- a CDS encoding YfhD family protein, giving the protein MSRHKNRNKNKQSLPQVPKALKKEPNGTDEEYSQEIADQADLEAQARSNAANQRVSRKRFNKG; this is encoded by the coding sequence ATGAGTCGTCACAAAAACCGTAATAAAAATAAACAATCACTACCTCAAGTCCCAAAAGCATTAAAAAAAGAACCGAATGGAACAGATGAAGAGTATTCACAAGAAATTGCTGACCAAGCTGATTTAGAAGCACAGGCACGTTCAAATGCTGCTAATCAACGCGTTTCCCGAAAACGATTTAACAAGGGATAA
- a CDS encoding YfhE family protein has product MREKRKKRDDKNRSNLTSAQEVTYSREFKMADRAGGYTDGQNR; this is encoded by the coding sequence ATGAGAGAAAAAAGAAAAAAACGTGATGACAAAAATCGTAGTAACTTAACGAGCGCACAAGAAGTAACATACTCAAGGGAGTTCAAAATGGCCGACCGTGCTGGAGGATATACAGACGGACAAAATCGTTAA
- a CDS encoding GNAT family N-acetyltransferase, with product MLKKRDLHDSPALYELMVHPDVFPFVRNKAASLEEYLFITKQIIEAEERGELISRTILDEWGAPIGTISLYDIQENAGFLGTWLGKPYHGKGYNKLAKDMFFQELFYELGIETIFMKIRKSNIRSAKAAQKLPYVVFANETRKSILDQINRDGDIYNLFEISKDVYTLYTMRHHVETMDENHLKEA from the coding sequence TTGTTAAAAAAGCGTGATCTTCATGATAGCCCAGCTTTATATGAATTAATGGTGCATCCTGATGTCTTCCCTTTTGTACGTAATAAAGCCGCTTCCTTAGAAGAGTATTTATTTATTACGAAACAAATTATTGAAGCAGAAGAAAGAGGCGAGCTTATCTCGCGCACCATTTTAGATGAATGGGGAGCACCGATTGGGACCATTAGTTTATATGATATTCAAGAAAATGCAGGCTTTCTCGGAACTTGGCTCGGTAAACCGTACCACGGAAAAGGGTATAACAAATTAGCGAAAGATATGTTCTTTCAAGAGCTGTTTTACGAATTAGGAATTGAAACAATCTTTATGAAAATTAGAAAATCCAACATTCGATCTGCAAAAGCCGCGCAAAAACTACCATATGTCGTCTTCGCGAACGAAACACGAAAATCCATCCTCGATCAAATTAACCGTGACGGAGATATTTATAACTTGTTTGAGATTTCTAAAGACGTATATACCCTTTATACGATGCGTCATCACGTGGAAACAATGGACGAAAATCATTTAAAGGAAGCTTAA
- a CDS encoding amidohydrolase, whose translation MSILFQNAIVYPITSPPLPKADVLVENGKITKIGQHIPVTKGVYVIPSEGKYLFPGFIDVHTHLGLYDEGTGWAGNDANETIEPLTPHIRAIDGVYPLDPAFKDAIRYGITAVHVMPGSANVIGGTTSVIKTFGKNVRDMTILETAGLKIALGENPKRMHSQGNKDSITRMGIMGMLREAFFTAKKSEEGDNFRLIPLQKALKKEIPVRIHAHRADDIVSAIRFAEEFGLDLRIEHCTEGHLIAEEFACRKLNVSIGPTLTRRSKVELKNKSWETYRVLAETGTKISITTDHPYTPIQYLNVVAALTVREGLPEQSALEAITINPAKNLKVDHRIGSIEVGKDADLVLWNGHPFHFFSKPELTMIDGEMIYHI comes from the coding sequence ATGAGTATATTATTTCAAAATGCGATTGTTTATCCAATCACGTCTCCCCCATTACCGAAAGCAGATGTACTTGTCGAAAATGGGAAAATCACTAAAATCGGCCAACACATTCCGGTTACAAAAGGAGTATACGTCATTCCGTCTGAAGGGAAATATTTATTTCCTGGCTTCATTGATGTACATACTCACTTAGGTCTTTACGATGAAGGTACTGGATGGGCAGGAAATGATGCGAACGAAACGATAGAACCTCTCACTCCCCATATCCGTGCCATTGACGGCGTCTATCCTTTAGACCCAGCATTTAAAGATGCAATTCGTTACGGGATTACAGCTGTACATGTTATGCCAGGAAGCGCAAATGTAATTGGAGGTACAACCTCAGTCATCAAAACCTTCGGCAAGAATGTACGTGATATGACGATTTTAGAAACAGCAGGATTAAAAATTGCGCTGGGGGAAAATCCGAAACGAATGCATAGTCAAGGGAATAAAGATTCCATTACCCGTATGGGAATTATGGGAATGCTTCGCGAAGCCTTTTTTACAGCGAAAAAAAGCGAAGAAGGCGATAATTTCCGATTAATCCCTCTGCAAAAAGCATTAAAGAAAGAAATTCCCGTTCGCATACATGCGCACCGGGCAGATGATATCGTATCGGCGATTCGTTTCGCTGAAGAGTTCGGCCTCGATTTACGAATTGAACATTGTACGGAAGGTCACTTAATTGCGGAAGAGTTCGCTTGCCGAAAGTTAAACGTGTCGATTGGTCCAACGTTAACAAGGCGGTCGAAAGTAGAGTTGAAAAACAAAAGCTGGGAAACCTATCGAGTTTTAGCTGAAACAGGGACAAAAATTTCCATCACAACTGACCACCCTTATACACCGATTCAATATTTAAATGTAGTAGCTGCACTCACTGTCCGTGAAGGACTACCAGAACAATCAGCGCTCGAAGCCATTACCATTAATCCTGCCAAGAACCTAAAAGTAGATCACCGAATTGGTAGTATTGAGGTTGGAAAAGACGCTGATTTAGTACTATGGAATGGTCATCCATTCCACTTCTTTAGCAAGCCAGAGCTAACGATGATTGACGGAGAAATGATCTATCATATATAG
- a CDS encoding TIGR01777 family oxidoreductase yields the protein MKIAIFGGSGFIGKQLISYLEQQNVEVIVVTRKKTETGSKEVQWLSHDSNPEKELDGCDVFINLAGKTIDSKWTKANKELILNSRINATDEVLHIIEKMTKKPSILINASAIGIYGTSTDEEFTEESASVGNDFLALTVQEWEQRAIAAEKYGVRVVLARFGVVLHKTEGALPKMVLPYRFFAGGTVGSGTQWLSWIHIDDLVRLLSYIIENQDIRGPINVTAPHPVTMKEFGQTLASIIHRPHWVPAPSFALKLLLGEKSILVLEGQKAIPQKAIQHGFSFTYPTIKEALSAIYPNM from the coding sequence ATGAAAATTGCTATATTTGGGGGCTCAGGGTTCATTGGAAAACAGTTGATTTCTTACTTGGAACAGCAAAACGTTGAAGTCATAGTTGTGACTAGGAAAAAAACTGAAACGGGGTCTAAGGAAGTTCAATGGCTATCGCATGATTCAAATCCAGAAAAAGAGTTAGATGGTTGTGACGTTTTTATTAATTTAGCTGGTAAAACTATCGATTCCAAATGGACGAAAGCAAATAAAGAATTGATTTTGAATAGTCGAATCAATGCAACCGATGAAGTCCTTCATATAATTGAAAAAATGACAAAGAAACCGAGCATACTGATTAATGCAAGCGCCATCGGAATATACGGTACCTCAACAGACGAAGAGTTTACAGAGGAATCTGCTTCTGTAGGGAACGATTTTTTAGCTCTTACCGTTCAAGAATGGGAACAACGAGCAATCGCAGCAGAAAAATACGGTGTTCGAGTCGTTTTAGCTCGCTTCGGAGTTGTGCTTCATAAAACAGAAGGGGCATTACCTAAAATGGTTCTCCCGTATCGTTTTTTCGCAGGAGGAACGGTAGGTAGTGGAACACAGTGGTTATCATGGATTCATATTGATGATCTAGTTCGTCTATTATCTTATATCATTGAAAATCAAGATATTCGCGGACCTATTAACGTGACAGCACCACACCCTGTTACAATGAAGGAGTTCGGTCAAACACTAGCTTCTATTATCCATCGTCCTCATTGGGTACCCGCTCCATCCTTCGCACTAAAGTTGTTACTCGGCGAAAAGAGTATTCTCGTTCTAGAAGGACAAAAAGCGATTCCACAAAAAGCAATTCAACACGGATTTTCATTTACGTATCCTACCATTAAAGAAGCGCTTTCCGCTATTTATCCAAATATGTAA
- the recX gene encoding recombination regulator RecX has translation MITITKLEVQKYDTNRLNVYIDKGFGEEYGFSVHKDTMIKFGLRKGLELDEVDLIEIEYGDEARKAYNKAVEYLGYKMRTEEEVREHLLKKEYDEHIVEDVVNKLQKQGYINDEEYAFAFVRTQIRSNKKGPSVIRKELEGKGVHSTYIQAALKEFSEEKQVEIAYQLAEKFQKKTERLSFIQLKQKIEETLVRRGFSFKIIQIVFEMMPVEQSSDEEWEALKKNAEKAMRRYDRHDDYTKKLKVKQALYRKGFSLELIERYLEEIE, from the coding sequence ATGATAACTATTACGAAGTTAGAAGTTCAAAAGTACGATACAAATCGATTGAATGTATACATTGATAAAGGGTTTGGCGAAGAGTACGGCTTTAGTGTACATAAGGATACAATGATTAAGTTTGGGCTTCGTAAAGGACTCGAACTTGATGAAGTAGATTTGATAGAAATTGAGTACGGAGACGAAGCTCGTAAAGCTTATAACAAAGCAGTGGAATACTTAGGGTATAAAATGAGAACAGAGGAAGAAGTTCGGGAACACTTGCTGAAAAAAGAGTACGATGAACATATTGTCGAAGATGTAGTGAACAAACTTCAGAAACAAGGGTATATAAATGATGAAGAGTACGCGTTTGCTTTTGTTCGTACACAAATTCGCTCCAATAAGAAGGGGCCGAGTGTGATTCGAAAAGAACTTGAAGGAAAAGGGGTACACTCTACGTATATCCAAGCAGCCTTAAAGGAATTTTCAGAAGAAAAGCAAGTGGAGATTGCTTATCAGTTGGCGGAAAAATTTCAAAAGAAAACAGAACGACTTTCATTTATTCAATTAAAACAAAAAATAGAAGAGACGCTTGTTCGTAGAGGATTCTCTTTTAAGATTATACAAATTGTGTTTGAGATGATGCCTGTTGAACAGTCGAGTGATGAAGAGTGGGAAGCGCTAAAGAAAAATGCTGAAAAGGCGATGCGGCGATATGATCGTCATGACGATTACACGAAAAAATTAAAGGTAAAGCAGGCGCTTTATCGAAAAGGGTTCTCATTGGAATTAATTGAACGATATTTAGAAGAAATCGAGTAG
- a CDS encoding SDR family NAD(P)-dependent oxidoreductase, with protein MSAIIVTGAGTGLGKALAVEYSSNFETVILIGRTKEALEQTKRELEEMNKQAFVYPLDITDYEAVQRAAEELAQQFTIQGLINNAGYGAFGPLESITESDIHKMLDTNVKGTIFMTKAFITVFKEQNQSFILNIVSTAGLRGKVNESVYVASKFAVRGFSESLVKELEGSNVEIKAAYMGGMDTPFWDDSDHIKDKSRLRSPMDVAKKIRELDDGRFEIIIE; from the coding sequence ATGTCAGCCATCATCGTAACTGGAGCAGGAACGGGCTTAGGAAAGGCCCTTGCTGTTGAATACAGTAGCAATTTTGAAACCGTTATCTTAATCGGAAGAACAAAAGAAGCGCTTGAACAAACGAAGCGTGAATTAGAAGAAATGAATAAACAAGCTTTTGTTTATCCACTGGATATCACAGACTATGAAGCTGTGCAACGAGCTGCAGAGGAATTGGCTCAACAATTTACCATTCAAGGATTAATTAATAATGCTGGGTACGGTGCATTCGGTCCTCTTGAATCAATAACAGAATCTGATATTCACAAAATGCTCGATACGAATGTAAAAGGCACAATTTTTATGACGAAAGCCTTTATTACAGTATTTAAAGAGCAAAACCAATCCTTCATTTTAAATATCGTATCCACAGCCGGTCTCCGTGGAAAAGTAAACGAAAGTGTTTATGTCGCATCTAAGTTCGCAGTTAGAGGATTTTCAGAAAGCTTAGTGAAAGAATTAGAAGGTTCGAACGTAGAAATAAAGGCAGCTTACATGGGCGGTATGGACACGCCATTTTGGGATGATAGCGACCATATAAAAGACAAAAGCCGTCTACGATCTCCGATGGATGTAGCTAAAAAAATCAGAGAATTAGATGACGGAAGGTTTGAAATTATTATCGAGTAG